Proteins encoded in a region of the Massilia sp. UMI-21 genome:
- a CDS encoding NAD(P)(+) transhydrogenase (Re/Si-specific) subunit beta has translation MNFISMNLVTLFYLVASVCFIQALKGLSSPSTARIGNSFGMAGMAIAVVTTIALMLKLQAELATGSGMGFTLVLLGVVVGGAIGAVAAKKVEMTKMPELVAAMHSLIGLAAVCIAIAAVSEPWAFNIATRDTPLPFGNRLELFIGTFVGAVTFSGSVIAFGKLSGKYKFRLFQGAPVRFAGQHILNLVLAIAIVALGLVFCFADGVAPSWTPFIIMAALSFVLGVLIIIPIGGADMPVVVSMLNSYSGWAAAGIGFSLNNAMLIIAGSLVGSSGAILSYIMCKAMNRSFFNVILGGFGGEAVVDDGGAREQRPVKSGSADDAAFILQNAESVIIVPGYGLAVARAQHSVKELVDKLIAHGVQVRYAIHPVAGRMPGHMNVLLAEAEVPYDQVVEMEDINGEFGQTDVVLVLGANDVVNPAAKDPKSPIAGMPILEAYKAKSIIVNKRSMASGYAGLDNDLFYQPNTMMVFGDAKKVIESMVKAVE, from the coding sequence ATGAATTTCATCAGCATGAACCTCGTGACGCTGTTCTACCTGGTGGCCTCGGTCTGCTTCATCCAGGCGCTCAAGGGCCTGTCCTCGCCGTCGACGGCGCGCATCGGCAACAGCTTCGGCATGGCCGGCATGGCGATCGCGGTCGTCACCACCATTGCCCTGATGCTCAAGCTGCAGGCCGAGCTTGCCACCGGAAGCGGCATGGGCTTCACCCTGGTGCTGCTGGGCGTGGTGGTCGGCGGCGCGATCGGCGCGGTGGCGGCAAAAAAGGTCGAGATGACCAAGATGCCGGAACTGGTCGCGGCCATGCACTCGCTGATCGGCCTGGCCGCCGTGTGCATCGCGATCGCCGCGGTGTCCGAGCCCTGGGCCTTCAATATCGCCACCCGCGATACCCCGCTCCCCTTCGGCAACCGGCTCGAACTGTTCATCGGCACCTTTGTCGGCGCGGTGACCTTTTCGGGTTCGGTGATCGCCTTCGGCAAGCTGTCGGGCAAATACAAGTTCCGCCTGTTCCAGGGCGCGCCGGTGCGCTTCGCCGGGCAGCACATCCTGAACCTGGTGCTGGCGATCGCGATCGTCGCGCTGGGCCTGGTGTTCTGCTTCGCCGACGGCGTCGCGCCCAGCTGGACGCCGTTCATCATCATGGCCGCGCTGTCCTTCGTGCTGGGCGTGCTGATCATCATTCCGATCGGCGGCGCCGACATGCCGGTGGTGGTGTCGATGCTGAACTCGTACTCGGGCTGGGCGGCGGCAGGCATCGGCTTCTCGCTGAACAATGCGATGCTGATCATCGCCGGCTCGCTGGTGGGGTCGAGCGGCGCGATCCTCTCGTACATCATGTGCAAGGCGATGAACCGCTCCTTCTTCAACGTGATCCTGGGCGGCTTCGGCGGCGAGGCCGTGGTCGACGATGGCGGCGCCAGGGAACAGCGGCCGGTCAAGTCCGGCTCGGCCGACGACGCCGCCTTCATCCTGCAGAACGCGGAATCGGTGATCATCGTCCCCGGCTACGGCCTGGCGGTGGCGCGCGCCCAGCACTCGGTGAAGGAACTGGTCGACAAGCTGATCGCGCACGGGGTGCAGGTGCGCTACGCGATCCACCCGGTGGCGGGCCGCATGCCGGGCCACATGAACGTGCTGCTGGCCGAGGCCGAGGTGCCGTACGACCAGGTGGTCGAGATGGAAGACATCAATGGCGAGTTCGGCCAGACCGACGTGGTGCTGGTGCTGGGCGCGAACGACGTGGTGAACCCGGCGGCGAAAGATCCGAAGTCGCCGATCGCCGGCATGCCGATCCTGGAAGCGTACAAGGCCAAGAGCATCATCGTGAATAAACGCTCGATGGCGTCCGGCTATGCCGGCCTGGACAACGACCTGTTCTACCAGCCGAACACGATGATGGTGTTCGGCGACGCCAAGAAGGTGATCGAATCGATGGTCAAGGCGGTCGAGTAG
- the pepP gene encoding Xaa-Pro aminopeptidase, giving the protein MTASVASCIERRARLAARMQPGSVAVLATAPEVLRNGDSEYPYRHDSYFYYLTGFTEPESLLVLVAPGGDAAARAILFCREKNLEREIWDGYRYGPEAARLAFGFDEAFPISELDAQMGKLLANAPALYYALGHSAALDAQVGGWLKAVRAQGRSGIAAPGTTHHLLGILDEMRLLKDADEQDLMARAAGIAAGAHARAMRFTRPGVFEYEIEAELLHEFRRHGAQFPAYTPIVAAGSNACVLHYNQNNRQCREGELVLVDAGCEFDGYASDITRTWPVNGRFSEPQKALYELVLQAQEAALAAIAPGRPYSAMHEAAVRVLAAGMLDLGLLDKAKYGSPEDAVADKAHLQFYMHGTGHWLGMDVHDVGPYRDLGAAERPSRPLLPGMALTVEPGMYVRPAEGVPEQYWNIGIRVEDDVIVLDDGCRVLSGAAPKTVADIEKLMEERLNDG; this is encoded by the coding sequence ATGACCGCGTCCGTCGCGTCCTGTATCGAACGCCGTGCGCGCCTGGCGGCGCGCATGCAGCCGGGATCGGTCGCGGTGCTGGCCACCGCCCCGGAAGTCCTGCGCAACGGCGACAGCGAGTATCCCTACCGGCACGACAGCTATTTCTATTACCTGACCGGCTTCACCGAACCGGAAAGCCTGCTGGTGCTCGTCGCGCCAGGCGGCGACGCGGCGGCACGCGCGATCCTGTTCTGCCGCGAGAAGAACCTGGAACGCGAGATCTGGGACGGCTACCGCTACGGCCCGGAAGCCGCGCGCCTGGCATTCGGCTTCGACGAAGCGTTTCCGATCAGCGAACTCGACGCCCAAATGGGCAAGCTGCTGGCCAATGCGCCGGCGCTGTACTACGCGCTCGGCCACAGCGCCGCGCTCGACGCCCAGGTCGGCGGCTGGCTCAAGGCGGTGCGCGCCCAGGGCCGCAGCGGCATCGCGGCGCCCGGCACCACCCACCACCTGCTCGGCATCCTCGACGAGATGCGCCTGCTCAAGGATGCCGACGAACAGGACCTGATGGCACGCGCGGCCGGCATCGCCGCCGGCGCCCATGCGCGCGCGATGCGCTTTACCCGTCCCGGCGTGTTCGAGTACGAGATCGAGGCCGAGCTGCTGCACGAATTCCGCCGCCACGGCGCCCAGTTCCCGGCCTATACCCCGATCGTCGCCGCCGGCAGCAACGCCTGCGTGCTGCACTACAACCAGAACAATCGCCAATGCCGCGAGGGCGAGCTGGTGCTGGTCGACGCCGGCTGCGAGTTCGATGGCTACGCCTCGGACATCACGCGCACCTGGCCGGTGAATGGGCGTTTCAGCGAACCGCAGAAAGCCTTGTACGAGCTGGTGCTGCAGGCGCAGGAAGCCGCGCTCGCCGCGATCGCACCCGGCCGCCCCTACAGCGCCATGCACGAGGCGGCGGTGCGGGTGCTGGCCGCCGGCATGCTCGACCTGGGCCTGCTCGACAAGGCGAAATACGGCTCGCCTGAAGATGCGGTCGCCGACAAGGCGCACCTGCAGTTCTACATGCACGGCACCGGCCACTGGCTCGGGATGGATGTGCATGACGTCGGACCGTATCGCGACCTGGGCGCGGCCGAGCGGCCTTCGCGGCCCCTGCTGCCGGGCATGGCGCTGACGGTCGAGCCGGGCATGTATGTGCGCCCGGCCGAAGGCGTGCCGGAGCAGTACTGGAACATCGGCATCCGGGTCGAGGACGACGTGATCGTGCTGGATGACGGCTGCCGGGTGCTGTCCGGCGCCGCACCGAAGACGGTTGCGGACATTGAAAAGCTGATGGAGGAGCGCTTGAATGACGGATGA
- a CDS encoding NUDIX hydrolase: MTDIFKPSVTVAAIIERDGRFLLIEEETSEGVKLNQPAGHLDPHESLEQAVVREALEETAHEFIPTGLVGMYMSRYYSKSRGADVTYLRFTFCGHAGRELDQPLDDGILRTMWMTRDEIAATAERHRSPIVLQCVDDYLAGRRTPLHLLYTHPSVFEGGI, encoded by the coding sequence ATGACCGACATCTTCAAACCATCCGTGACCGTCGCTGCGATCATCGAGCGCGATGGACGTTTCCTGCTGATCGAGGAAGAGACGAGCGAAGGCGTGAAGCTGAACCAGCCGGCCGGCCACCTCGACCCGCACGAGTCGCTCGAACAGGCGGTGGTGCGCGAGGCGCTGGAGGAAACCGCGCACGAGTTCATCCCGACCGGGCTGGTGGGCATGTACATGTCGCGTTACTACTCGAAATCGCGCGGCGCCGACGTCACCTACCTGCGCTTCACCTTCTGCGGCCACGCCGGCCGCGAACTGGACCAGCCGCTCGACGACGGCATCCTGCGCACCATGTGGATGACGCGCGACGAGATCGCCGCCACCGCCGAGCGCCACCGCAGCCCGATCGTGCTGCAGTGCGTGGACGACTACCTGGCCGGCCGCCGTACCCCGCTGCACCTGCTGTACACCCACCCGTCGGTCTTCGAAGGCGGTATCTGA
- a CDS encoding NAD(P) transhydrogenase subunit alpha yields the protein MDISHTIINLIIFVLAIYVGYHVVWNVTPALHTPLMAVTNAISAIIIVGAMLAAGLTEGLAGQVAGTIAVALAAVNVFGGFMVTRRMLEMFKKKEPKRSADPAAKTTATEKRA from the coding sequence ATGGACATCAGCCATACCATCATCAACCTGATCATCTTCGTGCTGGCCATCTATGTCGGCTACCACGTGGTCTGGAACGTCACCCCCGCACTGCACACGCCGCTGATGGCGGTCACCAACGCGATCTCGGCCATCATCATCGTCGGCGCCATGCTGGCCGCCGGCCTCACCGAAGGACTGGCCGGGCAAGTGGCCGGCACCATCGCGGTGGCGCTGGCCGCCGTGAACGTCTTCGGCGGGTTCATGGTCACGCGCCGCATGCTCGAAATGTTCAAGAAGAAGGAGCCGAAACGGTCCGCCGATCCGGCCGCCAAGACCACTGCAACGGAGAAGCGCGCATGA
- a CDS encoding response regulator — translation MLKALIVDGSAIARGLLNTVLTDGGYEVVAQTHTGTLGYGLAMKHRPQIVCIAREQVEDGSRIVEELRAQLPKAMVFMVSGTLDAVAIQQALGRGVHGFIVKPFKADAVLKTIRNTVIAVVRKQQAGAGNAG, via the coding sequence ATGCTCAAGGCATTGATCGTGGACGGCAGCGCCATCGCGCGCGGCCTGCTCAACACCGTGCTGACCGACGGCGGCTACGAGGTCGTCGCGCAGACCCATACCGGCACGCTGGGCTATGGACTGGCGATGAAGCACCGCCCGCAAATCGTCTGCATCGCGCGCGAGCAGGTCGAGGACGGCAGCCGCATCGTCGAGGAACTGCGCGCCCAGTTGCCGAAGGCGATGGTGTTCATGGTCTCGGGCACGCTCGACGCGGTCGCCATCCAGCAGGCGCTGGGGCGCGGCGTGCATGGCTTCATCGTCAAGCCCTTCAAGGCCGACGCCGTGCTCAAGACGATTCGCAATACCGTGATCGCGGTGGTGCGCAAGCAGCAGGCCGGCGCCGGCAACGCCGGGTAG
- the mnmA gene encoding tRNA 2-thiouridine(34) synthase MnmA, whose protein sequence is MSKKKVVIGMSGGVDSSVAAWMLKEQGYEVIGLFMKNWEDDDDSEYCSTRQDWIDAASVADVVGVDIEAVNFAAEYKDRVFSEFLREYQAGRTPNPDVLCNAEIKFKAFLDHAMKLGADLIATGHYARVRENDGRFELLKALDHTKDQSYFLHRLNQAQLSKSLFPLGEIPKTEVRQIAERLGLPNAQKKDSTGICFIGERPFREFLNRYLSHKPGPMKLDTGETVGEHIGLSFYTLGQRKGIGIGGLKSRKNADGTSEPWFVARKDVATNTLYIVQGHDHPWLLSPRLEAGQASWTAGEPPAPPGEGRVLSAKTRYRQADVACTVRADGMARFSLDFDEPQWAVTPGQSAVLYDGDVCLGGGIIDANAF, encoded by the coding sequence ATGAGCAAGAAAAAAGTCGTGATCGGGATGTCGGGCGGTGTCGACTCCTCGGTCGCGGCGTGGATGCTGAAGGAACAGGGCTACGAAGTCATCGGCCTGTTCATGAAAAACTGGGAAGACGACGACGACTCCGAATACTGCTCGACGCGCCAGGACTGGATCGACGCGGCCAGCGTGGCCGACGTGGTTGGCGTGGACATCGAAGCGGTCAACTTCGCCGCCGAATACAAGGACCGCGTGTTCTCGGAATTCCTGCGCGAATACCAGGCCGGCCGTACCCCGAACCCGGACGTGCTGTGCAATGCCGAGATCAAGTTCAAGGCCTTCCTCGACCATGCCATGAAGCTCGGCGCCGACCTGATCGCGACCGGCCACTATGCGCGCGTGCGCGAGAACGACGGCCGCTTCGAATTACTGAAGGCCCTCGATCACACCAAGGACCAGAGTTACTTCCTGCACCGCCTGAACCAGGCCCAGCTGTCGAAGTCGCTGTTCCCGCTGGGCGAGATTCCGAAGACCGAGGTGCGCCAGATCGCCGAGCGGCTCGGCCTGCCCAACGCGCAGAAGAAGGACTCGACCGGCATCTGCTTCATCGGCGAGCGCCCTTTCCGTGAATTCCTGAACCGCTACCTCTCGCACAAGCCGGGCCCGATGAAGCTCGACACCGGCGAGACCGTGGGCGAGCACATCGGCCTGTCCTTCTACACCCTGGGCCAGCGCAAGGGCATCGGGATCGGCGGCCTGAAATCGCGCAAGAACGCGGACGGCACCAGCGAGCCGTGGTTCGTGGCGCGCAAGGACGTGGCCACCAACACGCTCTACATCGTGCAGGGACACGATCACCCGTGGCTGCTGTCGCCGCGCCTGGAAGCCGGCCAGGCCAGCTGGACCGCGGGCGAGCCGCCGGCCCCGCCAGGCGAAGGCCGCGTGCTGTCGGCCAAGACCCGCTACCGCCAGGCCGACGTGGCCTGCACCGTGCGCGCCGATGGGATGGCGCGCTTCTCTCTCGATTTCGACGAACCGCAGTGGGCGGTGACGCCGGGGCAGTCGGCCGTGCTGTACGACGGCGATGTTTGCCTGGGCGGCGGGATCATCGACGCCAACGCCTTCTGA
- a CDS encoding excisionase family DNA-binding protein, translated as MSKDDPILTTREAARLLGVAVSTVQIWIESGALPAWKTPGGHRRVRLSGVRQLQERQQQGQAERDTPGNPGAPDAGAGMASAPGEHALPALKAPSSQALLDTPSEEVFDRLVRLAAQVTDCPMALVTVLTPQRQWFKARVGLDLRETPREWAFCNQALASSEAFVVGDAAGDVRFAANPLVTQAPHVRFYAGVPLEDAQGRRFGTLCVLDREPRRLRGRELRALLELAAIASDEIKRRG; from the coding sequence ATGAGCAAGGATGATCCGATCCTGACCACGCGGGAAGCGGCGCGCCTGCTGGGCGTTGCCGTCAGCACCGTGCAGATCTGGATCGAGAGCGGCGCATTGCCGGCCTGGAAGACACCCGGCGGACACCGGCGTGTGCGCCTGAGCGGGGTGCGCCAACTGCAGGAGCGCCAGCAGCAGGGGCAAGCAGAGCGCGACACGCCCGGCAATCCTGGTGCGCCGGACGCCGGGGCAGGCATGGCGTCCGCCCCGGGTGAGCATGCATTGCCGGCCTTGAAGGCGCCGTCCAGCCAGGCGCTGCTCGACACGCCGTCCGAGGAGGTCTTCGACCGCCTGGTGCGGCTGGCCGCGCAGGTGACGGACTGCCCGATGGCCCTGGTCACGGTATTGACCCCGCAGCGCCAGTGGTTCAAGGCGCGCGTCGGCCTCGACCTGCGGGAAACGCCGCGCGAATGGGCATTCTGCAACCAGGCGCTGGCTTCCAGCGAAGCCTTCGTGGTGGGCGACGCCGCCGGCGACGTGAGGTTCGCCGCCAATCCGCTGGTCACGCAGGCGCCGCACGTGCGCTTCTATGCCGGGGTGCCGCTGGAAGATGCGCAGGGCCGGCGTTTCGGCACCCTGTGCGTGCTGGACCGCGAGCCGCGCCGCTTGCGCGGGCGCGAACTGCGCGCCCTGCTCGAGCTCGCGGCGATCGCATCGGACGAGATCAAGCGGCGCGGCTGA
- a CDS encoding FAD-dependent monooxygenase has protein sequence MTDERLEVDVAICGAGPVGLALAAFLVRRGVDGKRIALIDGKSLGQAITDPRSIALSWGSVQLLEEVRAWPLPATPIHEIHVSRRGQLGRSLMDRAEHKLPALGYVARYGDVVDALARACDKAGVATLRPARVAAFDEEHDGVQLRLDDGRSVFAQLAVQAEGGVFGQQAGLAQQRDYGQTALIARVSVSAPVAHRAFERFTDEGPLALLPQDGAGPHHDGHQYALVWCMTPERATDVQLLDDAAFLAQLGEAFGTRLGTFTAASPRVAFPLGLNAEARATARTVAIGNAAQTLHPVAGQGLNLGLRDAAVLARQLGRGATPGAVDAFMAERAQDRRLTISLTDTMARAFTGSGPLQPLLGLSLAALDVLKPARLLLAELMMFGRR, from the coding sequence ATGACGGATGAACGCCTCGAAGTCGATGTGGCAATCTGCGGCGCCGGCCCGGTGGGACTGGCGCTGGCCGCCTTCCTGGTCCGCCGTGGCGTGGACGGCAAACGGATCGCCCTGATCGACGGCAAGTCGCTGGGCCAGGCGATTACCGACCCGCGCTCGATCGCGCTGTCCTGGGGCAGCGTGCAGTTGCTGGAAGAAGTGCGGGCCTGGCCACTGCCGGCCACGCCGATCCACGAGATCCACGTCTCGCGCCGCGGCCAGCTGGGCCGCAGCCTGATGGACCGCGCCGAACACAAGCTGCCGGCGCTGGGCTACGTGGCGCGCTACGGCGACGTGGTGGACGCACTGGCGCGCGCCTGCGACAAGGCCGGCGTCGCCACCTTGCGCCCGGCCCGGGTCGCGGCCTTCGACGAGGAACACGATGGCGTGCAGCTGCGCCTGGACGACGGCCGCAGCGTGTTCGCGCAGCTGGCGGTGCAGGCCGAGGGCGGCGTGTTCGGCCAGCAGGCGGGCCTGGCGCAGCAGCGCGACTACGGCCAGACGGCCCTGATCGCGCGCGTGAGCGTGAGCGCGCCTGTCGCCCACCGCGCCTTCGAGCGCTTCACCGACGAGGGTCCGCTGGCGCTGCTGCCGCAGGATGGCGCCGGCCCCCACCATGATGGTCATCAATATGCGCTGGTGTGGTGCATGACGCCGGAGCGTGCGACCGACGTCCAGCTGCTCGACGATGCCGCTTTTCTTGCGCAATTGGGCGAGGCCTTCGGCACCCGCCTCGGAACATTCACGGCGGCCTCGCCGCGCGTGGCCTTCCCGCTCGGCCTGAACGCCGAAGCGCGCGCCACCGCCCGCACGGTCGCGATCGGCAACGCCGCGCAAACCCTGCACCCGGTGGCGGGACAGGGCCTGAACCTGGGCCTGCGCGACGCCGCCGTGCTGGCGCGCCAGCTTGGGCGCGGCGCCACCCCGGGCGCGGTCGATGCTTTCATGGCCGAACGCGCGCAGGACCGCCGCCTGACGATCTCGCTGACCGACACCATGGCGCGCGCCTTTACCGGCAGCGGCCCGCTGCAGCCGCTGCTCGGGCTGTCATTGGCGGCGCTGGATGTGCTCAAGCCGGCGCGCCTGCTGCTGGCCGAGCTGATGATGTTTGGCCGCCGCTAG
- a CDS encoding Re/Si-specific NAD(P)(+) transhydrogenase subunit alpha: MRIGIPAETRPGETRVAATPETVKKLAARHQVLVESGAGVRASYPDSAYEAAGAAIVDAAAAFGAEMVLKVRSPDNAERERMRPGSVLVGMLNPFDTENLALLAGAGLSAFALEAAPRITRAQSMDVLSSQANIAGYKAVMLAANTYQRFMPMLMTAAGTVKAARVLIMGVGVAGLQAIATAKRLGAVIEASDVRPPVKEQVESLGAKFIDVPYETDEEREIAKGVGGYARPMPAAWMQRQAALVHERARQADIIITTALIPGRRAPVLISEETVQAMKPGSVIVDMAVEQGGNCPLTELGRTVIKHGVHIIGEPNLASMVAADASALYARNVLDFLKLVIDKEDRFVIDREDEIVRATLVCADGAVLRT; the protein is encoded by the coding sequence ATGAGAATTGGCATACCGGCCGAGACCAGGCCGGGCGAGACCCGCGTTGCTGCAACTCCCGAAACCGTCAAGAAACTGGCCGCACGCCATCAGGTGCTGGTGGAAAGCGGTGCCGGCGTGCGTGCTTCGTATCCGGACTCCGCCTATGAGGCGGCCGGCGCCGCCATCGTCGACGCCGCCGCCGCCTTCGGCGCCGAGATGGTGCTCAAGGTACGCAGCCCCGACAACGCCGAGCGCGAGCGCATGCGGCCGGGCAGCGTGCTGGTCGGCATGCTCAATCCCTTCGATACCGAGAACCTGGCGCTGCTCGCCGGCGCCGGCCTGAGCGCCTTCGCGCTCGAGGCCGCGCCGCGCATCACGCGCGCCCAGTCGATGGACGTGCTGTCGAGCCAAGCCAACATCGCCGGCTACAAGGCGGTGATGCTGGCCGCGAACACCTACCAGCGCTTCATGCCGATGCTGATGACGGCCGCCGGCACGGTCAAGGCGGCGCGCGTGCTGATCATGGGCGTGGGGGTGGCCGGCCTGCAGGCCATCGCCACCGCCAAGCGCCTGGGCGCCGTGATCGAAGCTTCCGACGTGCGCCCGCCGGTGAAGGAACAGGTGGAATCGCTCGGCGCCAAGTTCATCGACGTGCCCTACGAGACCGACGAGGAGCGCGAGATCGCCAAAGGCGTGGGCGGCTATGCGCGGCCGATGCCGGCAGCGTGGATGCAGCGCCAGGCGGCGCTGGTGCACGAGCGCGCCAGGCAGGCCGACATCATCATCACCACCGCCCTGATCCCGGGCCGCAGGGCGCCGGTCCTGATTTCCGAAGAGACGGTGCAGGCCATGAAGCCGGGCTCGGTCATCGTCGACATGGCGGTCGAGCAGGGCGGCAACTGCCCGCTGACGGAACTGGGCCGCACGGTAATCAAGCACGGGGTGCATATCATCGGCGAGCCGAACCTGGCGTCGATGGTGGCGGCCGACGCCTCGGCCCTGTACGCGCGCAACGTGCTGGATTTCCTCAAGCTGGTCATCGACAAGGAAGACAGGTTCGTGATCGACCGCGAGGACGAGATCGTGCGCGCCACCCTGGTGTGCGCGGACGGCGCCGTGTTGCGTACTTAA
- a CDS encoding EAL domain-containing protein: MHSTYDLSIQEASRLDALRQLDLLDTAPSEAFDRITRMAAQLLGLPIAAVSLTDTDRQWFKSKVGVEHSAIPRVKAPCAAVADSGAMLEVPDLLESASFRDSPLADSGVRFYLGAPLVTKAGHCLGAMCVLGTEPRAVTEADRSTLSDLAAMVMAQIELQHALGRIDPVSGLPNRNQFVSDVRDLAIVSAQGSPQLAALVSLATPEELSDAMRVMGSAWLDEIVRAAVPALRRLAGGGKIYHVGPTQFAFLAPLGLSLARFSGMLMDWLAARMPMGQAGFLTTATVGLVRFAVGQDAPLDVLRNLHSAAHDARDAESSLRVYSPEQDAAYRHRFWLISELGRALAQPSELHLVFQPKVSLIDGSCLGVEALLRWNHPEAGLIPPGEFMPIVETTSLARATTEWVLAAALRQLAAWRALGVRLQVAVNVSAVNLEEPDFSDRVLDGLAQHGLPPSCLALEMTESALMRKPKVAHETMARLAQGGVKIAIDDFGTGYSSLSYLQDMPADVVKIDQSFVRGMEKDERTRALVTTMIKLSHDLGYRVVGEGVETEAVAQLLRAAGCDEAQGYLYGRPMAPAAVATWLASR; encoded by the coding sequence ATGCATTCAACGTACGACCTGTCGATACAGGAAGCCAGCCGCCTGGACGCCCTGCGTCAGCTGGACTTGCTCGACACCGCTCCCAGCGAAGCCTTCGACCGCATCACGCGCATGGCCGCGCAGCTGCTTGGCTTGCCGATCGCCGCGGTCTCGCTGACCGATACCGACCGCCAGTGGTTCAAGTCGAAGGTGGGCGTCGAGCACAGCGCAATCCCGCGCGTCAAGGCGCCGTGCGCGGCGGTGGCCGACAGCGGCGCCATGCTGGAAGTGCCGGACCTGCTGGAGAGCGCGAGTTTCCGCGACAGCCCGCTGGCCGACAGCGGGGTCCGGTTCTATCTCGGCGCGCCGCTGGTGACGAAGGCCGGCCACTGCCTGGGGGCGATGTGCGTGCTCGGCACCGAGCCGCGCGCCGTCACCGAGGCGGACCGCAGCACGCTCAGCGACCTGGCGGCCATGGTGATGGCGCAGATCGAACTGCAGCATGCGCTGGGCCGGATCGACCCGGTCAGCGGCCTGCCCAACCGGAACCAGTTCGTCAGCGACGTGCGCGACCTCGCCATCGTCAGCGCCCAGGGCTCGCCCCAGCTGGCCGCTCTGGTCAGCCTGGCCACGCCGGAAGAGCTCAGCGATGCGATGCGCGTGATGGGCAGCGCCTGGCTCGACGAGATCGTGCGTGCGGCCGTGCCGGCGCTGCGCCGCCTGGCCGGCGGCGGCAAGATCTACCACGTCGGCCCGACCCAGTTCGCCTTCCTGGCCCCGCTCGGCCTGTCCCTGGCGCGCTTCAGCGGCATGCTGATGGACTGGCTGGCCGCGCGTATGCCGATGGGGCAGGCGGGCTTCCTGACCACCGCCACCGTGGGCCTGGTGCGCTTCGCCGTCGGCCAGGATGCGCCGCTCGACGTGCTGCGCAACCTGCATAGCGCCGCCCACGACGCGCGCGACGCCGAATCCAGCCTGCGGGTGTACTCGCCCGAGCAGGACGCCGCCTATCGCCACCGCTTCTGGCTGATCAGCGAGCTCGGTCGCGCGCTGGCGCAACCGAGCGAACTGCACCTGGTCTTCCAGCCCAAGGTCTCGCTGATCGATGGCAGCTGCCTTGGCGTGGAAGCCCTGCTGCGCTGGAACCATCCGGAGGCCGGCCTGATTCCGCCCGGCGAATTCATGCCGATCGTCGAAACCACCTCGTTGGCGCGCGCCACGACGGAATGGGTGCTGGCGGCAGCCTTGCGCCAGCTGGCGGCCTGGCGCGCGCTCGGCGTGCGCTTGCAGGTGGCGGTGAATGTCTCCGCGGTGAACCTCGAGGAGCCCGACTTCAGCGACCGCGTGCTCGATGGCCTGGCGCAGCACGGCCTGCCGCCTTCCTGCCTGGCGCTGGAGATGACGGAAAGCGCGCTGATGCGCAAACCGAAGGTGGCGCACGAGACGATGGCGCGCCTGGCCCAGGGCGGCGTGAAGATCGCCATCGACGACTTCGGCACCGGCTACAGCAGCCTGTCCTACCTGCAGGACATGCCGGCCGACGTGGTCAAGATCGACCAGTCGTTTGTCCGCGGCATGGAAAAGGACGAGCGCACGCGAGCGCTGGTGACGACCATGATCAAGCTGTCGCATGACCTGGGCTACCGGGTGGTGGGGGAGGGCGTGGAGACGGAAGCGGTGGCGCAGCTGCTGCGCGCGGCGGGCTGCGACGAGGCGCAGGGCTATCTCTATGGGCGCCCGATGGCGCCGGCGGCGGTGGCTACCTGGCTGGCAAGCAGGTAA